The following are encoded in a window of Megalopta genalis isolate 19385.01 chromosome 6, iyMegGena1_principal, whole genome shotgun sequence genomic DNA:
- the LOC117228100 gene encoding SUN domain-containing ossification factor isoform X1, whose amino-acid sequence MKIHVTCVYWTLLFISVASSALLFVIVASENAENNYFSSVKKNESSEIYDNDTLDSIENDTLESSNIPVVKLKNPRKLESNYKEYYQENYPETSLNLETITNSETKRKENPYKNVDIVAESLPQQPNLSHGISGTEQAAVLTLVDTAAAELQSLVEPKFTAEFSRGRIFGKNASLLTKTTKIGQETKKEGIEISTTQIPSTVIEENERLNESNILEEELLSNDEGMSEGVVVVRAEQGPIIIDETEILESEGKILPDEVPKVDKIVTRSPELSDSDAKARLMGHTRDEAPTIVIGEEIVPVASPDPHEDIPSFNEWTQKRLEEAEKKKTHSNASVQNSGMPAQRVGGMKVRSKNYASPDCGAKVVATNPEARSARSVLVSTRDEYMLNTCTSRIWFVVELCEAIQAKKIELANFELFSSTPKDFSVYISDRFPTRDWSLVGQFTAKDVKDIQSFILRPHLFGKFIKVELHTYHGSEHFCPVSLFRAYGTSEFEVLETETENQISRETSTDVDDEEDSDEEEPLDVDVGEPPRNLFGSARDAVLSIVKKAAQVLGKSREFTDKNITTIEQSVNDDGIIEGSLASCTTPRYTILCDNCSAQTFAKVFQLVSCRDHQLNQLLKVSFVNRTLKQSGFCRSYQVDVEAFRRSLSLEAEEITNAVLGQSRKKDLLTSIFKLEYIAALCNMLAIKEGKMVVNTSFIANIATQFNYSKDVSKENMSRKGNENYNESTKPLEGSSTISTSNASTKSASSRDQQKTSQELPNEEPEKFIETPSSPDHIASQMKPTLQKEVKNESSVPTLESGKDNTEEIPPAEMLSTESSPNTGQRTTVKVPEESFAIPGTVIENSPQATGPISVAVNDNNEASHDNTVADAEPTETRGAPNTIEKVERLEQEGKQPEILEQEMKLSSQDSLTLDTLLSDLKDLEGEAVQMQSGSATSASATQSTMNIMPQKESVFLRLSNRIKALERNMSLSGQYLEELSRRYKKQVEEMQRSLERTVAVMNEESRKRDEREMMRAMEITILREEIAALSNSMKNLLYDRNSWRGTFAMIGQYVVILCSQIFVIFLILLYCRSSKKIQSKENQDLKKETLRRKSAENFGTHVKKTKKRRPSEIASHITGTYRELMIDERSHESKKERKRKRKKEAATSGNKTILKSETRPNSIVECPPNSLLYEGSAFETSQQNDGQTCKRPKQVSENTDDWFNNHEVKSAVQVIVPSRYNFETESVKSLEFTTPYINDLSESNSLPVNAFSENVNSGEKTGKMSTDALNLNNSGVILKGTKLSATSFFMKTALSTRKKRKTNSSTVNGDRRRNSSDSTEKSVGTSPTPSISLLENLYSDCDTTANGLSVDQSDESRSSSVVSMSKQKDRKSTGFRKMVRKFF is encoded by the exons ATGAAGATTCACGTAACTTGTGTGTACTGGACATTGCTCTTCATATCGGTCGCCTCCAG tGCCCTCCTCTTCGTCATAGTAGCTTCAGAAAATGCAGAAAACAATTATTTTTCATCTGTAAAAAAGAATGAATCATCTGAAATTTATGATAATGATACATTGGACAGCATAGAAAATGATACTTTGGAGTCATCCAATATTCCTGTTGTTAAACTGAAAAACCCTAGAAAACTGGAATCCAATTACAAAGAGTATTATCAA GAAAACTATCCTGAAACATCTCTCAACTTGGAAACTATAACAAACagtgaaacaaaaagaaaagagaatCCTTACAAAAATGTAGACATTGTGGCTGAGAGTCTTCCCCAACAACCCAATCTATCGCATGG AATTTCTGGAACTGAACAAGCTGCGGTATTGACACTGGTGGATACAGCAGCAGCAGAGTTACAAAGTTTAGTAGAACCAAAGTTTACAGCAGAGTTCTCTAGAGGAAGAATATTTGGAAAAAATGCATCTTTATTAACAAAAACTACCAAGATTGGACAAGAAACAAAAAAGGAAGGTATAGAAATATCAACTACACAGATTCCATCGACTGTTATAGAAGAAAATGAAAGGTTGAACGAATCAAACATTCTTGAAGAAGAATTATTATCAAATGATGAAGGAATGTCTGAAGGTGTAGTAGTAGTGAGGGCTGAACAAGGACCTATTATTATCGATGAGACAGAGATTCTTGAAAGTGAAGGTAAAATACTTCCTGATGAAGTTCCAAAAGTAGATAAAATAGTTACAAGATCTCCTGAGCTCAGCGACTCTGATGCTAAAGCTCGGTTAATGGGACATACAAGAGATGAAGCACCCACCATTGTTATTGGTGAAGAAATTGTGCCTGTAGCATCTCCTGATCCACATGAAGATATTCCATCTTTTAATGAATGGACGCAAAAAAGATTGGAAGAGGCTGAAAAGAAGAAAA CTCATTCGAACGCATCGGTTCAAAATTCCGGAATGCCGGCGCAAAGGGTGGGTGGAATGAAGGTTCGTTCCAAGAACTACGCTTCTCCCGATTGCGGAGCCAAAGTTGTGGCAACCAATCCAGAAGCCAGAAGTGCCAGAAGCGTCCTTGTATCTACCAGGGACGAATACATGTTAAACACTTGCACATCTCGCATATGGTTTGTAGTAGAACTTTGCGAGGCGATTCAGGCCAAAAAAATCGAGTTGGCCAATTTTGAGCTGTTCAGCTCTACTCCTAAGGATTTCTCGGTGTACATCAGTGACCGTTTCCCCACGAGAGACTGGAGTTTAGTCGGCCAGTTCACTGCGAAGGATGTGAAGGACATTCAAAGCTTCATCTTGAGGCCACACCTTTTTGGAAAATTTATCAAAGTGGAACTCCATACATACCATGGGTCAGAACACTTTTGTCCGGTCTCTTTATTTCGGGCTTATGGCACCAGCGAGTTCGAGGTCTTGGAGACGGAAACGGAGAACCAAATTTCTAGAGAAACCAGCACAGATGTAGATGATGAAGAGGATAGCGACGAGGAAGAACCCTTAGATGTCGACGTCGGCGAACCTCCAAGAAATTTATTTGGTAGCGCCAGAGATGCTGTCTTAAGTATAGTGAAGAAAGCGGCTCAAGTGCTAGGGAAGTCCAGGGAATTCACCGACAAGAACATCACTACTATTGAACAAAGTGTAAACGACGACGGCATAATCGAAGGCTCATTAGCAAGTTGTACTACGCCGAGGTACACTATTCTCTGTGACAATTGCTCGGCCCAGACGTTCGCCAAGGTCTTCCAGTTAGTTAGTTGTAGGGATCATCAACTGAATCAGTTACTGAAGGTCAGTTTTGTGAATAGAACATTAAAACAAAGTGGGTTCTGCAGAAGCTATCAAGTGGACGTTGAAGCTTTCAGGAGAAGCTTGAGTCTGGAAGCCGAGGAAATTACAAATGCAGTATTAGGGCAAAGTCGGAAAAAAGATTTGTTGACGTCTATCTTTAAACTTGAGTATATCGCAGCGCTTTGCAACATGCTAGCAATAAAAGAGGGTAAAATGGTAGTGAATACAAGCTTCATAGCTAACATAGCCACACAGTTTAATTATTCCAAAGATGTTAGCAAAGAAAATATGTCTCGTAAAGGTAATGAGAACTACAACGAGTCAACCAAACCGCTCGAGGGTTCTTCGACTATCTCTACTTCTAATGCAAGCACTAAGTCAGCATCTTCTCGTGATCAACAGAAAACTAGTCAGGAATTACCAAATGAGGAACCTGAGAAATTTATTGAGACTCCTTCGAGTCCAGATCACATAGCCTCGCAAATGAAGCCAACGCTTCAGAAAGAGGTGAAAAACGAGTCCTCGGTTCCTACTTTGGAGTCTGGCAAAGACAACACGGAAGAGATACCTCCGGCTGAGATGTTGTCAACTGAATCATCCCCAAATACTGGACAGCGTACAACCGTAAAAGTTCCTGAAGAATCCTTTGCCATCCCTGGTACTGTGATTGAAAACTCTCCTCAAGCCACCGGCCCTATATCAGTGGCAGTCAATGATAACAATGAAGCATCGCATGACAATACAGTAGCTGATGCAGAACCTACAGAAACACGAGGCGCACCAAATACTATAGAGAAAGTGGAACGGCTCGAACAAGAAGGAAAGCAACCAGAGATTCTAGAACAAGAAATGAAATTATCGTCTCAAGATTCTTTGACGTTGGATACTCTATTATCCGACTTGAAGGACTTAGAAGGGGAGGCGGTGCAGATGCAAAGCGGCTCTGCTACAAGTGCGTCTGCAACGCAATCGACGATGAATATTATGCCGCAAAAAGAATCTGTTTTCCTTCGCTTGTCTAATAGAATTAAG GCATTAGAGAGGAATATGTCTCTAAGTGGGCAATACCTGGAAGAGTTAAGTCGACGCTATAAGAAGCAGGTCGAAGAGATGCAAAGGTCTTTGGAGCGAACGGTGGCGGTGATGAACGAAGAAAGCAGGAAAAGAGACGAACGCGAGATGATGAGAGCCATGGAAATTACCATATTGAGAGAAGAAATAGCCGCTCTATCAAATTCAATGAAGAACCTTTTATACGATCGAAACAGTTGGCGAGGGACATTTGCAATGATAGGTCAATACGTTGTTATATTGTGTTCACAAATCTTTGTGATATTCCTGATCCTGTTGTACTGTCGGTCGAGTAAAAAAATACAGAGCAAAGAAAACCAAGACTTGAAGAAGGAAACTCTACGACGGAAGAGCGCAGAGAATTTTGGCACTCACGTGAAGAAAACAAAAAAGCGAAGACCAAGCGAGATAGCCTCTCATATCACAGGAACCTATCGCGAATTGATGATAGACGAGAGATCTCACGAATcgaaaaaggaaaggaaaaggaAACGGAAAAAAGAAGCCGCGACTAGCGGTAACAAAACAATTCTAAAAAGTGAGACGAGGCCAAATTCAATCGTAGAATGCCCACCAAATTCTCTTCTATATGAAGGGTCAGCCTTTGAAACATCCCAGCAGAATGATGGTCAAACTTGCAAAAGGCCTAAACAGGTTTCAGAGAACACAGACGATTGGTTTAACAATCATGAAGTGAAGTCCGCTGTTCAGGTGATCGTGCCAAGTAGATACAACTTTGAAACAGAATCTGTAAAAAGTTTGGAGTTCACCACCCCCTACATAAATGATTTGAGTGAATCGAATTCGTTGCCAGTAAATGCTTTCTCGGAAAACGTTAATTCCGGCGAGAAAACCGGTAAAATGTCGACGGACGCTTTGAACTTAAACAATAGCGGCGTGATCTTAAAAGGCACGAAGCTGAGCGCCACATCCTTTTTCATGAAGACTGCTTTAAGCACTAGGAAAAAAAGGAAGACAAATTCGAGCACAGTGAACGGGGATCGGAGACGTAATTCGAGCGACTCGACTGAGAAATCTGTGGGCACGAGTCCTACACCTTCGATATCTTTGCTCGAGAACTTGTACAGCGACTGTGATACAACTGCTAACGGTCTGTCAGTGGACCAAAGCGATGAGTCTAGGAGCAGTAGCGTGGTGTCGATGTCGAAACAAAAGGACAGAAAGAGTACTGGTTTTAGGAAGATGGTGAGAAAATTTTTTTGA
- the LOC117228100 gene encoding SUN domain-containing ossification factor isoform X2, which translates to MKIHVTCVYWTLLFISVASSALLFVIVASENAENNYFSSVKKNESSEIYDNDTLDSIENDTLESSNIPVVKLKNPRKLESNYKEYYQENYPETSLNLETITNSETKRKENPYKNVDIVAESLPQQPNLSHGISGTEQAAVLTLVDTAAAELQSLVEPKFTAEFSRGRIFGKNASLLTKTTKIGQETKKEGIEISTTQIPSTVIEENERLNESNILEEELLSNDEGMSEGVVVVRAEQGPIIIDETEILESEGKILPDEVPKVDKIVTRSPELSDSDAKARLMGHTRDEAPTIVIGEEIVPVASPDPHEDIPSFNEWTQKRLEEAEKKKTHSNASVQNSGMPAQRVGGMKVRSKNYASPDCGAKVVATNPEARSARSVLVSTRDEYMLNTCTSRIWFVVELCEAIQAKKIELANFELFSSTPKDFSVYISDRFPTRDWSLVGQFTAKDVKDIQSFILRPHLFGKFIKVELHTYHGSEHFCPVSLFRAYGTSEFEVLETETENQISRETSTDVDDEEDSDEEEPLDVDVGEPPRNLFGSARDAVLSIVKKAAQVLGKSREFTDKNITTIEQSVNDDGIIEGSLASCTTPRYTILCDNCSAQTFAKVFQLVSCRDHQLNQLLKVSFVNRTLKQSGFCRSYQVDVEAFRRSLSLEAEEITNAVLGQSRKKDLLTSIFKLEYIAALCNMLAIKEGKMVVNTSFIANIATQFNYSKDVSKENMSRKGNENYNESTKPLEGSSTISTSNASTKSASSRDQQKTSQELPNEEPEKFIETPSSPDHIASQMKPTLQKEVKNESSVPTLESGKDNTEEIPPAEMLSTESSPNTGQRTTVKVPEESFAIPGTVIENSPQATGPISVAVNDNNEASHDNTVADAEPTETRGAPNTIEKVERLEQEGKQPEILEQEMKLSSQDSLTLDTLLSDLKDLEGEAVQMQSGSATSASATQSTMNIMPQKESVFLRLSNRIKALERNMSLSGQYLEELSRRYKKQVEEMQRSLERTVAVMNEESRKRDEREMMRAMEITILREEIAALSNSMKNLLYDRNSWRGTFAMIGQYVVILCSQIFVIFLILLYCRSSKKIQSKENQDLKKETLRRKSAENFGTHVKKTKKRRPSEIASHITGTYRELMIDERSHESKKERKRKRKKEAATSGNKTILKSETRPNSIVECPPNSLLYEGSAFETSQQNDGQTCKRPKQVSENTDDWFNNHEVKSAVQVIVPSRYNFETESVKSLEFTTPYINDLSESNSLPVNAFSENVNSGEKTGKMSTDALNLNNSGVILKGTKLSATSFFMKTALSTRKKRKTNSSTVNGDRRRNSSDSTEKSVGTSPTPSISLLENLYSDCDTTANGLSVDQSDESRSSSVVSMSKQKDRKSTGFRKMVSVNL; encoded by the exons ATGAAGATTCACGTAACTTGTGTGTACTGGACATTGCTCTTCATATCGGTCGCCTCCAG tGCCCTCCTCTTCGTCATAGTAGCTTCAGAAAATGCAGAAAACAATTATTTTTCATCTGTAAAAAAGAATGAATCATCTGAAATTTATGATAATGATACATTGGACAGCATAGAAAATGATACTTTGGAGTCATCCAATATTCCTGTTGTTAAACTGAAAAACCCTAGAAAACTGGAATCCAATTACAAAGAGTATTATCAA GAAAACTATCCTGAAACATCTCTCAACTTGGAAACTATAACAAACagtgaaacaaaaagaaaagagaatCCTTACAAAAATGTAGACATTGTGGCTGAGAGTCTTCCCCAACAACCCAATCTATCGCATGG AATTTCTGGAACTGAACAAGCTGCGGTATTGACACTGGTGGATACAGCAGCAGCAGAGTTACAAAGTTTAGTAGAACCAAAGTTTACAGCAGAGTTCTCTAGAGGAAGAATATTTGGAAAAAATGCATCTTTATTAACAAAAACTACCAAGATTGGACAAGAAACAAAAAAGGAAGGTATAGAAATATCAACTACACAGATTCCATCGACTGTTATAGAAGAAAATGAAAGGTTGAACGAATCAAACATTCTTGAAGAAGAATTATTATCAAATGATGAAGGAATGTCTGAAGGTGTAGTAGTAGTGAGGGCTGAACAAGGACCTATTATTATCGATGAGACAGAGATTCTTGAAAGTGAAGGTAAAATACTTCCTGATGAAGTTCCAAAAGTAGATAAAATAGTTACAAGATCTCCTGAGCTCAGCGACTCTGATGCTAAAGCTCGGTTAATGGGACATACAAGAGATGAAGCACCCACCATTGTTATTGGTGAAGAAATTGTGCCTGTAGCATCTCCTGATCCACATGAAGATATTCCATCTTTTAATGAATGGACGCAAAAAAGATTGGAAGAGGCTGAAAAGAAGAAAA CTCATTCGAACGCATCGGTTCAAAATTCCGGAATGCCGGCGCAAAGGGTGGGTGGAATGAAGGTTCGTTCCAAGAACTACGCTTCTCCCGATTGCGGAGCCAAAGTTGTGGCAACCAATCCAGAAGCCAGAAGTGCCAGAAGCGTCCTTGTATCTACCAGGGACGAATACATGTTAAACACTTGCACATCTCGCATATGGTTTGTAGTAGAACTTTGCGAGGCGATTCAGGCCAAAAAAATCGAGTTGGCCAATTTTGAGCTGTTCAGCTCTACTCCTAAGGATTTCTCGGTGTACATCAGTGACCGTTTCCCCACGAGAGACTGGAGTTTAGTCGGCCAGTTCACTGCGAAGGATGTGAAGGACATTCAAAGCTTCATCTTGAGGCCACACCTTTTTGGAAAATTTATCAAAGTGGAACTCCATACATACCATGGGTCAGAACACTTTTGTCCGGTCTCTTTATTTCGGGCTTATGGCACCAGCGAGTTCGAGGTCTTGGAGACGGAAACGGAGAACCAAATTTCTAGAGAAACCAGCACAGATGTAGATGATGAAGAGGATAGCGACGAGGAAGAACCCTTAGATGTCGACGTCGGCGAACCTCCAAGAAATTTATTTGGTAGCGCCAGAGATGCTGTCTTAAGTATAGTGAAGAAAGCGGCTCAAGTGCTAGGGAAGTCCAGGGAATTCACCGACAAGAACATCACTACTATTGAACAAAGTGTAAACGACGACGGCATAATCGAAGGCTCATTAGCAAGTTGTACTACGCCGAGGTACACTATTCTCTGTGACAATTGCTCGGCCCAGACGTTCGCCAAGGTCTTCCAGTTAGTTAGTTGTAGGGATCATCAACTGAATCAGTTACTGAAGGTCAGTTTTGTGAATAGAACATTAAAACAAAGTGGGTTCTGCAGAAGCTATCAAGTGGACGTTGAAGCTTTCAGGAGAAGCTTGAGTCTGGAAGCCGAGGAAATTACAAATGCAGTATTAGGGCAAAGTCGGAAAAAAGATTTGTTGACGTCTATCTTTAAACTTGAGTATATCGCAGCGCTTTGCAACATGCTAGCAATAAAAGAGGGTAAAATGGTAGTGAATACAAGCTTCATAGCTAACATAGCCACACAGTTTAATTATTCCAAAGATGTTAGCAAAGAAAATATGTCTCGTAAAGGTAATGAGAACTACAACGAGTCAACCAAACCGCTCGAGGGTTCTTCGACTATCTCTACTTCTAATGCAAGCACTAAGTCAGCATCTTCTCGTGATCAACAGAAAACTAGTCAGGAATTACCAAATGAGGAACCTGAGAAATTTATTGAGACTCCTTCGAGTCCAGATCACATAGCCTCGCAAATGAAGCCAACGCTTCAGAAAGAGGTGAAAAACGAGTCCTCGGTTCCTACTTTGGAGTCTGGCAAAGACAACACGGAAGAGATACCTCCGGCTGAGATGTTGTCAACTGAATCATCCCCAAATACTGGACAGCGTACAACCGTAAAAGTTCCTGAAGAATCCTTTGCCATCCCTGGTACTGTGATTGAAAACTCTCCTCAAGCCACCGGCCCTATATCAGTGGCAGTCAATGATAACAATGAAGCATCGCATGACAATACAGTAGCTGATGCAGAACCTACAGAAACACGAGGCGCACCAAATACTATAGAGAAAGTGGAACGGCTCGAACAAGAAGGAAAGCAACCAGAGATTCTAGAACAAGAAATGAAATTATCGTCTCAAGATTCTTTGACGTTGGATACTCTATTATCCGACTTGAAGGACTTAGAAGGGGAGGCGGTGCAGATGCAAAGCGGCTCTGCTACAAGTGCGTCTGCAACGCAATCGACGATGAATATTATGCCGCAAAAAGAATCTGTTTTCCTTCGCTTGTCTAATAGAATTAAG GCATTAGAGAGGAATATGTCTCTAAGTGGGCAATACCTGGAAGAGTTAAGTCGACGCTATAAGAAGCAGGTCGAAGAGATGCAAAGGTCTTTGGAGCGAACGGTGGCGGTGATGAACGAAGAAAGCAGGAAAAGAGACGAACGCGAGATGATGAGAGCCATGGAAATTACCATATTGAGAGAAGAAATAGCCGCTCTATCAAATTCAATGAAGAACCTTTTATACGATCGAAACAGTTGGCGAGGGACATTTGCAATGATAGGTCAATACGTTGTTATATTGTGTTCACAAATCTTTGTGATATTCCTGATCCTGTTGTACTGTCGGTCGAGTAAAAAAATACAGAGCAAAGAAAACCAAGACTTGAAGAAGGAAACTCTACGACGGAAGAGCGCAGAGAATTTTGGCACTCACGTGAAGAAAACAAAAAAGCGAAGACCAAGCGAGATAGCCTCTCATATCACAGGAACCTATCGCGAATTGATGATAGACGAGAGATCTCACGAATcgaaaaaggaaaggaaaaggaAACGGAAAAAAGAAGCCGCGACTAGCGGTAACAAAACAATTCTAAAAAGTGAGACGAGGCCAAATTCAATCGTAGAATGCCCACCAAATTCTCTTCTATATGAAGGGTCAGCCTTTGAAACATCCCAGCAGAATGATGGTCAAACTTGCAAAAGGCCTAAACAGGTTTCAGAGAACACAGACGATTGGTTTAACAATCATGAAGTGAAGTCCGCTGTTCAGGTGATCGTGCCAAGTAGATACAACTTTGAAACAGAATCTGTAAAAAGTTTGGAGTTCACCACCCCCTACATAAATGATTTGAGTGAATCGAATTCGTTGCCAGTAAATGCTTTCTCGGAAAACGTTAATTCCGGCGAGAAAACCGGTAAAATGTCGACGGACGCTTTGAACTTAAACAATAGCGGCGTGATCTTAAAAGGCACGAAGCTGAGCGCCACATCCTTTTTCATGAAGACTGCTTTAAGCACTAGGAAAAAAAGGAAGACAAATTCGAGCACAGTGAACGGGGATCGGAGACGTAATTCGAGCGACTCGACTGAGAAATCTGTGGGCACGAGTCCTACACCTTCGATATCTTTGCTCGAGAACTTGTACAGCGACTGTGATACAACTGCTAACGGTCTGTCAGTGGACCAAAGCGATGAGTCTAGGAGCAGTAGCGTGGTGTCGATGTCGAAACAAAAGGACAGAAAGAGTACTGGTTTTAGGAAGATG GTCTCCGTAAACCTGTGA